TGTTTACCCAGACCAAAGATTAAAAAAAGTGTTGAGTAAATTATTCCATTGTTCGCGCAATGGTACTGAACTCGGCTGGTTAATCAACCCAGAAGATGAAAGTGTGCTGGGGATTTTTCCCGGACAGCGGGTGGAATTATACGAAGGTGCTGATAAGTTACCCATACTTGAGGGTATCGAGTTGGAACTGACTGTGGAACAGATTTTTGGTTGGTTGACTTTGAGTTGAGGTAAAGTTCAAGTTAACTCAGCTGATAAAATTTTAAATGTAGCCTCCCGCAACAACAAAGAAATTATATTCGTGACACTCAAAGACTTAGAGCAACAACTTCTTGCCCTCAGCCCTCATGAAAAAGTGCAAGCTATTCAGCTACTAGCTCAAAGTCTGGGTAGCAATTGGCAAGGAATTGAGAAAACCCCTAGAGTCTGTGGTGGAGAAGCTCGTATCGCTAATACTCGTATTCCCATCTGGGTACTTGTGGAAGCTCGTGGTCTTGGATACAGTGATGCAGACATTTTGACAAGCTATCCAACTATTACCACCACTGATTTAGCCAATGCTTGGGCATACGCAAAAGCTCACCCTGATGAAATCCAACTGGCAATTGAGCGCAATGAGGTAGCCTAATTGATGGCACGTTTTTACGCGGATGAGCAGTTTCCGTTTCCAGTAGTAGAATTATTACGTGCTTTAGGGCATGATGTTTTGACAGTTCAAGAAGCAGGCAATGCATCTCAAGGTATATCTGATGACGAAGTGCTAGTATTTGCCATCAGCCAAGAACGCTCAATATTAACTATCAATCGAGATGATTTCATCCGCTTGCATCGTCGTAACTCCAAACACTGCGGTATTATTGTTTGCACCAACAATCGCAACTGGGAACAGTTCGCAGCACGGATAGATGAGGCTGTCACAGTAGAGGAAACTTTACAATGCAAACTAATTCGTGTGGTACGTCCTGCCAATTGAAGATTCTATCGAAAACGCATAAATATACAATATAAGCAGGTATTTGCCAGTGTATAGTTGATAAACTGCCCATTAAAAAAGCGTAGGTTTCGCCTACGCTTTTTTAATTCAATCCCAAATTGTTAGTTCAAAATAGATTGCAGCAGTGGTTTATCTTCTGATAACTTACCTGTACGCAACCATTCTGTAAGTTCATCTGGTGTTCTTGCTTGCTTGAGGTGTTCCCGGAGTTGAGAACCTTCCAAAATTTCTTTTTGCAATAGTTCTTGTGCGGTTTCCTCTAACAACTCGCGGTTGTTTTGCAGAATACTCAAGGCGATATGATGAGCATTATCTACTATCTGCTTAACTTCGCGGTCAATTTCCTCAGCTACTTTCGGACTAATAGAACGACGCGGGTTGCCGTAACCTTCGATAAATTGCTGTTGAATTTTCTCAAATGCCACAGGCCCAAGTTTATCGCTCATCCCGTATAAAGTAACGTAGCGTTCTGCCAAGTCTGTAGCTTTCTGAATATCGTCGCTTGCACCAGTGGAAACTTTGCCAAAGACGATTTCTTCAGCAGAACGTCCACCTAATAGAGTCGCAATCCGTCCGCGAATTTCGTCTTCTACCATCAAGAAGCGGTCTTCTTCTGGCATCTGAATTGTGTAACCCAAAGCACCTACACCACGAGGCACAACTGAGATTTTTTCGACTTTACCAGCACCAGGCATCAATGCACCGATGATAGCGTGACCAACTTCGTGATAAGCTACGGTCTTTTTCTCAGTTTCATTCAGAACACGAGAGCGTTTTTCTAAACCAGCAACCAAGCGCTCGATCGCTTCGTTGAAATCTGCCATGATTACAGCTTGGCGATTTTGTCTTGCTGCTAACAGCGCAGCTTCATTCACAAGGTTTGCTAAATCTGCGCCAGCAAAACCGGGAGTTCTGATAGCGATAGTGCCTAAATCGACATCATCAGCCAATTTGACGTTTCTGGCATGGACTTTCAGAATCGCTTCGCGACCAATTTTATCAGGGCGATCAACTACAATTAGGCGGTCAAATCGACCAGGACGGCGTAAAGCAGGGTCGAGAACTTCGGGACGGTTGGTGGCGGCGATGATAATTACGCCTGTGTTGGCATCAAAGCCATCCATTTCGGTGAGTAACTGGTTGAGGGTTTGTTCGCGTTCATCGTTACCACCGACGAATCCGCTACCACCACGAGACTTACCTAATGCGTCTAATTCGTCAATAAAGACAATACAAGGAGCTTGCTGTTTAGCTTGTTCAAATAAGTCGCGGACGCGTGCAGCACCGACACCAACGAACAATTCGATAAATTCTGAGCCAGAAATGCTGAAGAAAGGAACGCCAGCTTCCCCGGCGATCGCTTTTGCCAGTAATGTTTTACCTGTTCCTGGAGGCCCTACGAGCAATGCACCTTTGGGAATTTTTGCACCCAAGTTGGTGTATTTACTAGCATTCTTCAGAAAATCGACAATTTCTTCTAGTTCTACTTTTGCCTCGTCTACACCAGCCACATCTGTAAATTTGACGCCAGTGCTACCTTCGGAATAGATGCGGGCTTTGCTTTTACCTACCGTTAGTGCAGCCGGGCCGCCACCTTGACGATTGACTAAAAATCCCCAAATGCCAAAGAAAATTAACGGTGGTGCTACCCAACTAAGTAAAGTGCCAATCCAGCCATTTGGATCTGGTGGTGGTGCAGCAAAGTTAACATGATGGTCACGGAGAATTTTGGGTAAATCTAGATCAATTGCTACTGGTGTAGTAGTAAATACTTGTTCTGTGGGTTTGCCATCTGGAGTTTGAGTTTTGATGGAGTATTCAATGCGATCGCTACCCACAATTGCCCGATCTACTTTTCCCGCTTCTACCTGAGCAATAAAATCGCTGTAGGGAACTTGTAGCGATCGCGGGCTGAAGAAGCTAGGAACAATAAAGTTAAGTACTAACAGCAGTGTTAGGAAAATTAGGAAGCTGCCGCCAACCTGACGCACCTTGGGCGGTTTGATAGGCTTTTTATTATTAGTTTCAACAGGCATTTTGATGTTTCCTCAAATTGAATTCGTCCTTTGTCATTAGTCATTTCTCCTCTGTGCTTACGAATAACCAAGGACAAATGACTACTTTCTAATGACTGATTTTTCAGATCAATAACAGGGCAAATAGACCCTCCAAAGCAATGCCATCAAACACACCAGCACTCACTCAGAGCTTGAATATCTTTCAGATAGGTCTATTCTAGAAATGAGATGGTGCAGCCCAAGTTAGTGTAACCCTACAAAAAAATGTGTATTGCCGTACTCTTATGGAAAATCAACTAGGATTTGTTTTTAAATTACTTCTACTTTCGGCTTTGCTGTCGCTACTAATTAAGTACGCAGCACCGAGTTTAGCAATTGCGGCAACAGCAACCAATGCGCTGATTATAGTTTTGTTACCACCTGCAATTATGGCGATCGCTTTACTGTGGCGTTTCCAAAGACAGAACCAAAATTAACTTAAACCATCTACGCAGAAGTTGCTAAAATCAGCTAACGTGTCTGAAATTGATTGCACTCAGTACTTATTACTTAGCACTCAGGATTCAGCACTCTTCATTGCATCTTGCCAACCATTGGGAGACAGCCTGTGAACCTTGGTCAATGGATCGGTTTAATCGCCATACTTATTTCTTTATACATATTGTGGCAAATCAAAGAAGTACTTTTACTGATGTTTGCCGCAGTTGTGTTAGCGACTACCTTAAATCGGTTAGCGAAACGGTTCCAGCGCTTAGGCATGAAGCGTGGATTAGCTGTTTTGTTGTCGGTGGCTATCTTTTTTGCAGGCGTCGTGGGTTTTTTCGGTCTGATTGTGCCGCCTTTTGCACAGCAGTTTCAAGAACTAACCTATCGTGTTCCTCAAGGGTTTGAGCGCTTTAATAGTTGGCTAGATGCACTCAGAACTCGCATTCCTAATGAGTTAGTTCCTTACATCCCGGATCTTAATAGCCTAATCCAACAAGCACAACCCATCGTCAATCGAGTATTAGGAAACTCTTTTGCCTTTGTCTCCGGCTCTTTAGAAGTTGTTTTGAAGATTTTGCTGGTACTAGTTTTAACAGGGATGATGTTAGCCAATCCCCACGCTTACCGCAAAGTATTTGTCCGGGTGTTTCCCTCGTTTTATCGGTGGCGGGTAGAGGGAATTTTAGATAAATGCGAAGTCTCGTTAGGGGGGTGGGTAACAGGTGCTTTCTTTGCTATGGGTGTAGTAGCACTGATGAGCGTAGTTGGCTTATCAATTTTAGGTGTCAAAGCAGCATTGGCTTTAGGCGTATTAGCAGGATTTTTGAACTTAATCCCTAACCTGGGCCCAACTTTGAGTGTGATCCCAGCAATGGCGATCGCTCTTTTGGATAATCCCTGGAAAGTTGTTGCTGTTTTGATTCTCTACTTCATTATTCAACAAGTTGAGAGCAATTTCATCACACCCGTTGTCATGGCACATCAAGTTTCTTTGCTACCTGCTCTAACTTTAATTGCCCAGCTATTTTTCGTTACTTTCTTTGGGTTTTTAGGATTATTTTTGGCACTACCCTTGACTGTTGTTGCTAAAATTTGGGTGCAAGAAGTTTTGATTGAAGATGTTTTAGATAAATGGGGAGATCATCATCAACAAGATACTGAGTTGGTGATAGTTTCAGACTCTCGCAAAGCCGATGAACTTGCGAAATCTAATGATGCTTGGGATACAGAAATTCCAAATAATGATGAGTAGAAATATTTGCTTGCTACATAGATAATTTGTTTAAAGCCTAAATTAACTTTTCTCTAAGTAAGTTCTAGGCAAAACCTTCTAACTATTGCTGTTTATTGAAAATTACCATACAACTTTAAAAACTTGTTCTACAAGCTTTTTTATTTTTGCTTGCTTTGCACCAAGCAATCATCATCTAATTAATAGCAGTGGGTGACGAGGGATTTGAACCCGCAACCAATAGATTAAGAGTCTACTGCTCTACCGTTGAGCTAGTCACCCACACAGAAGACGATGATAGCAAACTTTTGATTAATTTACCAGCGCGGCAGATGAGTAATCTGTTAAAGCAGGAATTTAACGGTAAAAGTAGTTTGGCCTGCTGCACTCTCTACATCAATTGAGCCGCCTAAATGCCTAACCATTTTTTGCACTAATGCCAGTTCCAGCCCAGTACCACTATGCTTCCAAGAATCGTGTTTGGAAAGGTGATAGAACGGCTCGAAAATACGCGATCGCTCATTGTTGGTGATCTCTACTCCAGAATTGCAGATGCTCAGCTTGAGTGCGTTCTCTATCATGTGAGCAGAGACTGTGATTGATTCGCCCGCTGAAGTGTATTTGCAGGCATGGTTGAGCAGTTCGGTGATGATTCGCTCTAAGTCGGTGATATCTGTCTCAAAAAGTGGGAGTGCATGATCAACAGTTAGCTTTAAATGCTGTCGCTGGCAACTGGTGAGTTCTCGAAAAGACTCGACGATGGGGTGAAGCCAAGTTTGCAAGTCAATCGCGATTAAAGTTGGGGGATCGGGTTCGGCTTCGAGATATGTGAGGGTAAGCAAATCGTTAATTAACTTATTTTCTCGCCCACATTCGTTATGCAAAATCTGCAATAGTTGCGGAACTATCTCGATATCTAAGACTCCTTCCGATGTCAGCACACTTTCGAGGGTTTGGGCTGCAAGGCTAATGCTAGTAACTGGTGTCCGCAGTTCTTGGGAAAGGGTGCGGAGAAATTCATTTTTGCGGCGTTCGTGTTTTTCTAGTTCTTTAACGTGTGTCTGAGTTTTTTCATAAAGCTGAGCTTGGCGAATGGCGATCGCACATTCACTTGCTATCTGCTGCACTAACCCAACTTCAAATTCATCAAAGCATTCTTGTGATGGTCTTGTCACCCAAATATTTCCCAAAATCCCTTGAGTATCGAAAATAGGACAAGCCATCTGTGCAACAACCAGCAAATTTGGTTGCCATCCAGGAACAATTTCTAAATATTGCAGAGGTTGATTTTGCAACAGTGGTTGATAAACTTCAGGAGAGTCTGCAACCTGTCGCGTTGATCCCTGGCACTGGGGTAGGGTATTCGTGTACTCGTAGGCAACAGTTACCAGGGTGTGGCAGGTGTCATAGAGTTCGATTTGGCAACGATCAAGATTGAGTATCTGTGCCAATTCCTGGGTGAGTGTTTGCAATACCTGATTTTTATCCAGGTTGTCCCGGATTTGTTCTGTCATGCGCCGCACCAAGGCATCAAAGTTCCGCACTTGCTGCAACTGGGCTTTGTGCTTCTGTTTTTTAAATTCCAACTTAGCTTTAATATCTTTAAGCTGCTGATGCAGTTCTGCCTGTTGCACAGCGATTCCCATTTGAGTCGCCAAATGCTTGAGCAAATCAATTTCTGTCTGTTGCCATTGATGTGGTTCACGGCAATGCTGGGCAATCAACAGCCCCCACACATCTTGCTCTAAGAAAATTGGCACAACCAGATTGGCTCTCACCTGCAAAGAGGCGAGTAAGTCTATTTGGCAAGGATGCAAACCCGCTGCATAAATATCCTCGACAACTTGAATGCAACCCCGTCCGTAACGTTCTCTAGGTTTGCTACTCAAGCAGGGATCATAAATATTTTTTCCCAACAGCGGACTACTTTCAGCCACAGTTGATTCAGCAACAATCAATCCACTACCATCTGGCTCAAAACGATAAATCAGCACGCGATCACTTTCCAGAAACTGCCGCAGTTCTTGTGTTGTCTGATGGAGAATTGTTTCTAAATCTAGAGATTGGTGAATCCTAGAGGCGATCGCTTCTAGTAACTGTTCTCGTTCTGCTTGAAGTCCGACGGCTTGTTCTGCTCGCTTGGCAGTGGTGATATTGCTACTAGTACCAATTAATCGGTAAATCCTAGAATTAGCATCCCGTAATGGGGTGAGTGTTGTACTCCACCAAGTAGTAATTCCTTGAAATTGCAAACATTGTTCGTAAGAAATGGTTTTGCCGAAGCGCACACAGTCTGTATAGTGCTGACGCACTCTGGCCGCATCGATGGCAGAGAGAATATCCTCTGGTTTTTTGCCTTTTAGCTCCTCTGAGCGAATGCCTAACCACCTTTCATGAGTGGGATTTAGTGCCACGTACTGAAAATCCCCGTCCTCCAGAACATCTACTACAAATATAGATGCCTGCACAGAATCGTACATACTCAGTAGAAACTGCTCACTACTGGTTTTATTATTTACTTCTGTATCGAAAAGAATCTGAGGAGGAGATAGTTGTGTCAACTCTAAAGTTGATTCAGCTGGATTTATATTCATGCGAGAGTCCCTGTCTGGTTTTACTGACTCTTCTAGGCGCTCTCTTGTTTTTATGCTTGTATAAAGATGCCCTTTTGCGCCCGAAGCAAAGAATTGTCAGCTGTTGCTCATCGAAAATTTGGATCTTTCTCTACTTCTTATCAGAAATTTAGGAAAGCTAATAGGACTCAGCTTAACAAATCCTGCTTTTTTAAGGCGAAAGTACATTTGCTCTGTAACGCAAAGTTCCTGAGATTTATTTTTAACAGTTTCTTTAGATTGTTGCATATCTTTAACTCAATTTTATATTTTACAGGATAAAATTTTACAACAATTAATGTAACTTTCTGAAAAGTCCTGCTAGGAAAACTGCTAAAGGACGGAAGAATAGCTCACGATCGCAATTTATGAGCGTGGATTCCTGTGAAGATAGCAACCAGAGTCCAGGTGATAGCTAAACCTATGACTTCGCCTAAGAATAAATTCGTTATGTGGCGCAAAATGATCCCCATAGTAGAACCAACAGGAATAGCAACCGCCCAACTGAAGGAACTGACTAACATCCATTGCCATCCCCAAGAGACTGGCTGAGGAATTGCTAACCATTGGGCCAGTCCAACTCCAAAGCCGCCAATCGCGCCACTAATCGCCCCAGACAGAAGTCTTACAGGAAAAACTTGAGTACTTGGTACAATCCAACCGATTGCACCAATACCGATAGCCGTGATCACACTCCAACCCAAAAGACTTGACAAAACCCACCTAATACAGAATATGGGTTCTTGGAGGAGAAAGCCTTGAGGAATTGCGATCGCAATTCCACCAATAGCAGCTTGTACTACTCCAATATAGGGCTTATCGCCAATTTCAATTAATAACAAACTCAGTAAAAAACCGCTTAAAGTAGCTAGAGTCCACAGCACTATAAAGTTAAATCTAGTATTTTCCGGCGCTAATGACATCAAACTTTCTCTAGTTGTAATGGTCTGGCAGCTTTGGCATTAAAGATATCAAGAAAAGCTTTGCGTCGTTGTTGAGGGGATTCAGGCGTGATGTAACTCCACAAACTTTCCCAGTAGAAAAAAGAGATACCTGAAAAATTGCGATCGCGCACTATTTGAACCTGTTCTCTGATTTTTGCAATTGGTACAGGATTATATGTTGTCCCCGTCGATATCCCAATTCCTACTGGGATTAAACTCCGCGCCAATTCCACTGCTGGTTGTTCCAATTGGGCGATAAAACTGCTTTTGTCATTACGATATACCTGTAAAATCAACTCATCAACTAAACCTTTTTTTACCCAACTTTCCCAATCTTGTAAATAATATTTGTAGGCAAAAGCTTGAGAGTTAGGAGACAGTAATATTCTGGCTTTTGGTTTAGCAGCCTTGACAGCTTGATAGATTTCTGCCATGAAATCAGTTATTTTATCGGCTCGCCAACGCATCCATTCCGAGTTAAAAGGATTGATTGGCGGACTTTTGCCTTGATGTTCTTGCTGGTAGAGTTCGATGGTAAAGGAATCATAGCCAAACTGTACAGGCATCCCAAAATGATCATCAATTTGAATTCCGTCTACATCGTAATTTTTCACCACTTCCACAATTAACGATTGAATAAACTTTTGAACTTGTGGATGAAGAGGATTCAGCCAAGCTTGCTTAGTTACGAAGTGGTTGTTAATTTCTTCTGGCGGAACTTCTTTGATATAGTTTATACCTTCTTGCCCAATTGTTAACCAATCAGGATAACGTCTTGCTAATTGGGAATTAGGTGGTGTCATAAACCCGTATTCAAACCAGGGAATGACAGTTAAACCTTGAGCTTTGGAAAGTTTCACAAACTTTTCTAAAACATCACGTCCACCGTGCATGAATTTGAGAAAAGGTTGAGTCTCTGAACCTATAACCATTTTGGCTACAGCGCTTTTATAAAAGGTGTGTCCTCGATTCCAAACTACAGGATAAACAGTATTGAAGTTGAGTGCTGATAGTTGATTTAAAGCGCGGTTAATACCCCAAGGTACAAATAATACACCACTAGCAACATTAGTCAGCCAAACGCCGCGAATTTCTTTAGTTAAAGAAGTGTTTGTTTGAGAATAAGCTGAGGGTGAAGAGAGTGAAATTACTGTTAAATATACTACAAATCCCAAACAAAATAAGTAATAAAAAAAACGGCGAGTAATCCGATTCATCTGTAAGCGTGACCTAGTGCGATCGGAATAATACAGTAGATTTCAACTTGAGGAAGTACACAATATAGTTCTCATGCTTACTGAGCGTAGTCGAAGTAAAGTCAGGTATTAAACCTGTTTTCCTTCTGTTAGCATAGCGGGGCGTAGCCCATCCTGAATTCTGACTCCTGCTGCATAACTACAAAATAAAGTTATACCAATTTAAAAAAAGAATGTGACAAATAGACCATCTGTAGAGACGCGATGAATCGCGTCTTCACCGAAGTATGTGTTGCAATCATTAATTGAATTGGTATTACAACCCTCCGGATTATGTAAAGACATGATGATTTTGCACCAAAATACAACGATGTAAATTAAGGCTTGTACCTTTATACTTTGGTGCAAAGTTAAAATCTGTTCACTCCTTGCAATCCCAAAAAATTGTCAACAAATGTAGAGATGAAATTAATTGCCTACATTCAGGACTAGAGACAAAAGCTGTTTTTCAACACTTCGGCTAGCGAGAGTGTTGAAGCTGAGCGTAGCCGAAGCTTCAAGGCTTTTAGGCTATGAATCAACGTGTGTAGCCTTAGTTTATATACTAAATAAACTACACTTATAATCATCAAGGAATTTTTCGCCTTTGCCAATTTCTAAGAAATTAAAATTTATCAACTCCTGCAAACTGCTTGATATTAGACGCATTAGCGGCTTCCCCACAAGTGCGCGGTGTAGGAAATATCTTCTCAGGATTTGCTAAACCTTTGGGATTAAATACTTGTCGTACCCATTGCATAGTTTCTAAATCAGCTTCGCTAAACATATTTGGCATATAGCATTTTTTATCCGCGCCAATACCATGTTCACCAGAAATACTACCACCAACTCTTACACAAAGTTTCAGAATTTCTCCTCCAATTTCTTCCACTTTTTCTAATGCTCCAGGCACAGAATTATCATAAAGTATCAGTGGATGAAGATTGCCATCGCCAGCATGAAATACATTCGCAACTCGATAACCGTATTTTTCACTTAATGCCTCAATTTCTTGGAGAACATAAGGTAATTGAGTACGCGGAATTACACCATCCTGAACATAATAATCTGGACTTAAGTTGCCGGCAGCAGCAAAAGCAGCTTTGCGTCCCTTCCATAGTTTCAATCGCGTTTCTGGATCAGTAGCAGTAGTCACATCACGCGCACCATTCTTTTTACAAATTTCGCTAATTCGCCGTTTATTTCCTGCAACTTCCACTTCTAAACCATCAATTTCGATGATCAAAATAGCAGCAGCATCGCGGGGGTAACAATTAGTTGCTACAACATCTTCAACTGCATTAATGCTGAAGTTATCCATCATTTCCATACCACCAGGAATGATTCCCGCGCTGATGATATCAGAAACAGTTTCCCCCGCCGCTTCTACACTAGTAAAGTCTGCCAAAAGCACACAAATTGATTCTGCACT
This region of Nostoc sp. UHCC 0302 genomic DNA includes:
- the ftsH gene encoding ATP-dependent zinc metalloprotease FtsH; translation: MPVETNNKKPIKPPKVRQVGGSFLIFLTLLLVLNFIVPSFFSPRSLQVPYSDFIAQVEAGKVDRAIVGSDRIEYSIKTQTPDGKPTEQVFTTTPVAIDLDLPKILRDHHVNFAAPPPDPNGWIGTLLSWVAPPLIFFGIWGFLVNRQGGGPAALTVGKSKARIYSEGSTGVKFTDVAGVDEAKVELEEIVDFLKNASKYTNLGAKIPKGALLVGPPGTGKTLLAKAIAGEAGVPFFSISGSEFIELFVGVGAARVRDLFEQAKQQAPCIVFIDELDALGKSRGGSGFVGGNDEREQTLNQLLTEMDGFDANTGVIIIAATNRPEVLDPALRRPGRFDRLIVVDRPDKIGREAILKVHARNVKLADDVDLGTIAIRTPGFAGADLANLVNEAALLAARQNRQAVIMADFNEAIERLVAGLEKRSRVLNETEKKTVAYHEVGHAIIGALMPGAGKVEKISVVPRGVGALGYTIQMPEEDRFLMVEDEIRGRIATLLGGRSAEEIVFGKVSTGASDDIQKATDLAERYVTLYGMSDKLGPVAFEKIQQQFIEGYGNPRRSISPKVAEEIDREVKQIVDNAHHIALSILQNNRELLEETAQELLQKEILEGSQLREHLKQARTPDELTEWLRTGKLSEDKPLLQSILN
- the glcD gene encoding glycolate oxidase subunit GlcD, producing the protein MLTQDKKQRNWQPIIKAFEAALGKNGVIQRREELITYECDGLTSYRQRPAVVVLPRTTEQVAQVVKICNQYSVPFIARGSGTGLSGGALPLENSILIVTSLMRQILSTDLENQRVVVQPGVINSWVTQTVSGAGFYYAPDPSSQIICSIGGNIAENSGGVHCLKYGVTTNHVLGLKIVTPEGEIVDLGGQIPEMPGYDLTGIFVGSEGTLGIATEITLRILKSAESICVLLADFTSVEAAGETVSDIISAGIIPGGMEMMDNFSINAVEDVVATNCYPRDAAAILIIEIDGLEVEVAGNKRRISEICKKNGARDVTTATDPETRLKLWKGRKAAFAAAGNLSPDYYVQDGVIPRTQLPYVLQEIEALSEKYGYRVANVFHAGDGNLHPLILYDNSVPGALEKVEEIGGEILKLCVRVGGSISGEHGIGADKKCYMPNMFSEADLETMQWVRQVFNPKGLANPEKIFPTPRTCGEAANASNIKQFAGVDKF
- a CDS encoding glycoside hydrolase family 10 protein yields the protein MNRITRRFFYYLFCLGFVVYLTVISLSSPSAYSQTNTSLTKEIRGVWLTNVASGVLFVPWGINRALNQLSALNFNTVYPVVWNRGHTFYKSAVAKMVIGSETQPFLKFMHGGRDVLEKFVKLSKAQGLTVIPWFEYGFMTPPNSQLARRYPDWLTIGQEGINYIKEVPPEEINNHFVTKQAWLNPLHPQVQKFIQSLIVEVVKNYDVDGIQIDDHFGMPVQFGYDSFTIELYQQEHQGKSPPINPFNSEWMRWRADKITDFMAEIYQAVKAAKPKARILLSPNSQAFAYKYYLQDWESWVKKGLVDELILQVYRNDKSSFIAQLEQPAVELARSLIPVGIGISTGTTYNPVPIAKIREQVQIVRDRNFSGISFFYWESLWSYITPESPQQRRKAFLDIFNAKAARPLQLEKV
- a CDS encoding DUF5615 family PIN-like protein; translated protein: MARFYADEQFPFPVVELLRALGHDVLTVQEAGNASQGISDDEVLVFAISQERSILTINRDDFIRLHRRNSKHCGIIVCTNNRNWEQFAARIDEAVTVEETLQCKLIRVVRPAN
- a CDS encoding AI-2E family transporter; the encoded protein is MNLGQWIGLIAILISLYILWQIKEVLLLMFAAVVLATTLNRLAKRFQRLGMKRGLAVLLSVAIFFAGVVGFFGLIVPPFAQQFQELTYRVPQGFERFNSWLDALRTRIPNELVPYIPDLNSLIQQAQPIVNRVLGNSFAFVSGSLEVVLKILLVLVLTGMMLANPHAYRKVFVRVFPSFYRWRVEGILDKCEVSLGGWVTGAFFAMGVVALMSVVGLSILGVKAALALGVLAGFLNLIPNLGPTLSVIPAMAIALLDNPWKVVAVLILYFIIQQVESNFITPVVMAHQVSLLPALTLIAQLFFVTFFGFLGLFLALPLTVVAKIWVQEVLIEDVLDKWGDHHQQDTELVIVSDSRKADELAKSNDAWDTEIPNNDE
- a CDS encoding DUF433 domain-containing protein, with the protein product MTLKDLEQQLLALSPHEKVQAIQLLAQSLGSNWQGIEKTPRVCGGEARIANTRIPIWVLVEARGLGYSDADILTSYPTITTTDLANAWAYAKAHPDEIQLAIERNEVA
- a CDS encoding GAF domain-containing protein — its product is MNINPAESTLELTQLSPPQILFDTEVNNKTSSEQFLLSMYDSVQASIFVVDVLEDGDFQYVALNPTHERWLGIRSEELKGKKPEDILSAIDAARVRQHYTDCVRFGKTISYEQCLQFQGITTWWSTTLTPLRDANSRIYRLIGTSSNITTAKRAEQAVGLQAEREQLLEAIASRIHQSLDLETILHQTTQELRQFLESDRVLIYRFEPDGSGLIVAESTVAESSPLLGKNIYDPCLSSKPRERYGRGCIQVVEDIYAAGLHPCQIDLLASLQVRANLVVPIFLEQDVWGLLIAQHCREPHQWQQTEIDLLKHLATQMGIAVQQAELHQQLKDIKAKLEFKKQKHKAQLQQVRNFDALVRRMTEQIRDNLDKNQVLQTLTQELAQILNLDRCQIELYDTCHTLVTVAYEYTNTLPQCQGSTRQVADSPEVYQPLLQNQPLQYLEIVPGWQPNLLVVAQMACPIFDTQGILGNIWVTRPSQECFDEFEVGLVQQIASECAIAIRQAQLYEKTQTHVKELEKHERRKNEFLRTLSQELRTPVTSISLAAQTLESVLTSEGVLDIEIVPQLLQILHNECGRENKLINDLLTLTYLEAEPDPPTLIAIDLQTWLHPIVESFRELTSCQRQHLKLTVDHALPLFETDITDLERIITELLNHACKYTSAGESITVSAHMIENALKLSICNSGVEITNNERSRIFEPFYHLSKHDSWKHSGTGLELALVQKMVRHLGGSIDVESAAGQTTFTVKFLL